One genomic window of Procambarus clarkii isolate CNS0578487 chromosome 43, FALCON_Pclarkii_2.0, whole genome shotgun sequence includes the following:
- the LOC138373707 gene encoding TBC1 domain family member 5 homolog A-like gives MTSISTSTSYDIDFNINKYNNDKYYIEFNHDKYDIDFNNDKYNNDKCDIDFNNNKYDIDFNNETYDIDFNIDKYNIDYYEIDFNLDNDKNDIDFNHDKYDIDFNNDKYNNDLYVIFDIDFNNDNYDIDFNNDKYDIDFNHDKYDIDFNNNKYNNDKYVIDFNYDKYDIDFNNDKYDIDFNIDKYNIDYYDIDFNNDKYDIDFNNDKYDINFNNDKQVQHRLQQRQVEHRLQHRQYDIDFNNGNYDIDFNNDKYDIDFNHDKYDIDFNNDKYNNDKYVIIFNYDKYDIDFNIDKYNFDYYDIDFNNDKYDIDFNNDKYDIDFNNDKYDIDFNNDKYNID, from the exons ATGACATCGATTTCAACATCGACAAGT tacgacatcgacttcaatatCAACAAGTATAACAACGACAAGTACTATATCGAGTTCAACCACGACaagtacgatatcgacttcaacaacgacaagtacaacaacgacaagtgcgacatcgacttcaacaacaacaagtacgacatcgacttcaacaacgagacgtacgacatcgacttcaacatcgacaagtacaacatcgactactACGAAATTGACTTCAACCTCGACAA CGACAAGAACGATATCGACTTCAACCACGACaagtacgatatcgacttcaacaacgacaagtacaacaacGACCTGTACGTCATC ttcgacatcgacttcaacaacgacaactaCGATattgacttcaacaacgacaagtacgatatcgacttcaaccacgacaagtacgatatcgacttcaacaacaacaagtacaacaacgacaagtacgtcATCGACTTCAACtacgacaagtacgacatcgacttcaacaacgacaagtacgacattgacttcaacatcgacaaatACAACATCGACTACTACGACattgacttcaacaacgacaagtacgatattgacttcaacaacgacaagtacgataTCAACtttaacaacgacaa acaagtacaacatcgacttcaacaaagaCAAGtagaacatcgacttcaacatcgacaa tacgacatTGACTTCAACAATGGCAACtacgatatcgacttcaacaacgacaagtacgatatcgacttcaaccacgacaagtacgatatcgacttcaacaacgacaagtacaacaacgacaagtacgtcATCATCTTCAACTACGACAAGTACGACAttgacttcaacatcgacaagtacaactTCGACTACTACGACattgacttcaacaacgacaagtacgacatcgacttcaacaatgaCAAGTACGATattgacttcaacaacgacaagtacgatatcgacttcaacaacgacaagtacaacatcgactag
- the LOC138373708 gene encoding putative uncharacterized protein DDB_G0281733, with amino-acid sequence MTSTTTTSTTSISTTTRTTLTSTTSTSTTTSTISTSTTTSTISSSTTTSTTTTSTISTSTTDIDFNNGNYDIDFNNDKYDIDFNHDKYDIDFNNDKYNNDKYVIIFNYDKYDIDFNIDKYNFDYYDIDFNNDKYDIDFNNDKYDIDFNNDKYDIDFNIDKYNFDYYDIDFNNDKYDIDFNNDKYDIDFNNDKYDIDFNNDKYNID; translated from the exons atgaCAAGTACAACAACGACTAGTACGACATCGATTTCTACAACGACAAGAACAACATtgacaagtacgacatcgacttcaacaacgacaagtacgatatcgacttcaacaacgacaagtacgatatcgtcttcaacaacgacaagtacaacaacGACTAGTACGATATCGACTTCTACAAcg GACATTGACTTCAACAATGGCAACtacgatatcgacttcaacaacgacaagtacgatatcgacttcaaccacgacaagtacgatatcgacttcaacaacgacaagtacaacaacgacaagtacgtcATCATCTTCAACTACGACAAGTACGACAttgacttcaacatcgacaagtacaactTCGACTACTACGACattgacttcaacaacgacaagtacgatattgacttcaacaacgacaagtacgacatcgacttcaacaacgacaagtacgacattgacttcaacatcgacaagtacaactTCGACTACTACGACattgacttcaacaacgacaagtacgacatcgacttcaacaatgaCAAGTACGATattgacttcaacaacgacaagtacgatatcgacttcaacaacgacaagtacaacatcgactag